One Paenisporosarcina sp. FSL H8-0542 genomic region harbors:
- a CDS encoding YvcK family protein, with the protein MARSKRRKRIVIIGGGTGLSTLLRGLKKFPVDITAIVTVADDGGSSGRLRDDYDIPPPGDIRKVMAALSDVEPLVEEMFQYRFSQSDDLGGHSLGNLMLTALTDITGDFSHAIREMSRVLNVHGTVLPAANQTITLHAELDDGTIVTGESKIPTYNQRIHRVFLTPNDVEPLPDTIKAICKADLLVFGPGSLYTSILPNLLVQGIQKAILESKAPNVYICNLMTQAGETLNYSAADHVRALMLHMGAPFIQTILLNTDEVPLSVQEIYAQEQSMPVSYDESRLNQLGITVVKKDIATIQDGAIRHDATKVAEWLVHYAEDKENAIKQSFI; encoded by the coding sequence ATGGCACGTTCCAAACGCCGGAAACGAATCGTCATAATCGGCGGGGGGACGGGTCTATCCACGTTGTTGCGAGGATTAAAGAAATTCCCGGTCGATATCACTGCAATTGTTACAGTTGCAGATGATGGAGGCAGCTCAGGCAGACTCCGCGACGATTACGATATTCCGCCTCCGGGAGATATTCGAAAAGTAATGGCTGCATTATCAGATGTAGAGCCTTTAGTTGAAGAAATGTTCCAATATCGTTTCAGTCAATCTGATGATTTAGGTGGACATTCACTAGGTAATTTAATGTTAACAGCGTTGACAGATATAACTGGTGACTTTTCGCATGCGATTCGGGAAATGAGTCGCGTATTAAATGTTCATGGTACTGTATTGCCAGCTGCGAATCAGACAATCACCCTTCATGCAGAACTGGACGACGGGACCATTGTTACGGGAGAATCAAAGATTCCTACATACAATCAACGCATTCATCGTGTCTTTCTGACACCCAATGATGTGGAACCGCTTCCAGATACGATTAAAGCAATTTGCAAAGCTGATTTACTCGTATTTGGACCAGGAAGTTTATATACTAGTATTTTGCCCAATTTATTGGTTCAAGGAATTCAAAAAGCAATACTCGAATCGAAGGCACCAAACGTATACATTTGCAACTTGATGACACAAGCTGGAGAGACATTGAACTATTCAGCGGCTGATCATGTCCGTGCATTGATGTTGCATATGGGTGCGCCGTTTATTCAGACGATTTTACTTAACACGGATGAAGTTCCATTATCCGTTCAAGAAATTTATGCACAAGAACAGTCTATGCCGGTGAGTTATGACGAATCAAGATTAAATCAATTAGGAATAACAGTGGTCAAAAAAGATATTGCGACCATCCAGGATGGAGCCATTCGTCATGACGCAACCAAAGTTGCGGAATGGCTGGTCCATTATGCGGAAGATAAGGAAAATGCAATCAAGCAATCATTTATCTAA
- the rapZ gene encoding RNase adapter RapZ, translated as MESKQTQDSELVIITGMSGAGKTVAIQSFEDLGFFCIDNLPPALLMTFLKLMKESGKDMNRIAAVMDMRGGDLFDSLIGALDEMAQGNLCTPKILFLEADDETLVRRYKETRRSHPLAPEGLPLEGIAKERLLLSELKGRAQFIYNTSTLKPKDLREKIQEEFSSIGSSTFTVNVMSFGFKHGLPIDADLVFDVRFLPNPYYIEDLRPKTGLDSDVSGYVLKWPETQILIEKLTDLLTYMIPQYKREGKRQLVIAFGCTGGQHRSVTLTEYYAKLFQQDYQTVITHRDIKHRKG; from the coding sequence ATGGAATCAAAACAAACTCAGGATTCGGAATTGGTCATCATTACCGGCATGTCTGGCGCAGGGAAAACAGTTGCCATTCAAAGTTTCGAAGATCTAGGGTTTTTCTGTATCGATAACTTGCCACCAGCTTTATTAATGACGTTTTTAAAATTAATGAAGGAATCAGGAAAAGACATGAATCGGATTGCTGCGGTAATGGATATGCGTGGCGGAGATTTATTCGATTCGTTGATTGGTGCTCTCGATGAAATGGCGCAAGGGAATTTATGTACACCAAAAATTTTATTCCTGGAAGCGGACGATGAAACTCTGGTCAGACGCTATAAAGAAACACGGCGTTCACATCCGCTCGCTCCTGAAGGCTTACCTTTAGAGGGGATTGCAAAAGAACGTTTGTTGCTTTCTGAGTTGAAAGGAAGAGCTCAATTCATTTACAACACCTCAACCCTGAAACCGAAAGATCTTCGTGAAAAAATACAAGAAGAGTTTTCTTCAATAGGAAGCTCTACATTTACTGTAAACGTCATGTCATTCGGTTTTAAACACGGCTTACCGATTGATGCGGATTTAGTATTTGATGTACGATTCTTGCCAAATCCTTATTATATAGAAGATTTGCGTCCGAAAACCGGCTTGGATTCTGATGTATCTGGTTATGTGTTGAAATGGCCGGAAACCCAAATATTAATTGAAAAACTGACTGATTTACTGACTTACATGATTCCTCAATATAAACGAGAAGGAAAACGCCAGCTCGTCATTGCATTTGGTTGTACCGGTGGGCAACACCGTTCCGTAACCCTTACGGAATACTATGCGAAATTGTTCCAACAAGATTATCAAACTGTAATTACGCATCGCGATATTAAACATAGAAAGGGCTGA
- a CDS encoding 8-oxo-dGTP diphosphatase has product MQRIANLIVLKEQQVLLLKKPRRNWYVAPGGKMEAGESIYSAAIREFQEETNTVPVKPHLKGVYTMIVQDEQQIENEWMLFTFVSHDLEGIPFEVTKEGILEWHPVEALAHLPMAEGDRTNLQFAVSGQGVQYGTFVYTHDFDLIKQDIQASYEGEKQ; this is encoded by the coding sequence GTGCAGCGTATAGCAAATTTAATTGTTTTGAAAGAACAACAGGTTCTTTTATTGAAAAAACCACGTAGAAATTGGTATGTAGCCCCTGGCGGGAAAATGGAAGCAGGCGAGTCCATTTACAGCGCGGCCATTCGTGAATTTCAAGAGGAAACCAACACCGTACCTGTCAAACCTCATTTAAAAGGCGTTTATACGATGATCGTACAAGACGAACAGCAGATCGAAAATGAGTGGATGCTCTTTACATTTGTGTCGCATGATTTAGAAGGTATTCCATTTGAAGTAACAAAAGAAGGAATTTTGGAGTGGCATCCTGTGGAAGCCTTGGCACATTTGCCAATGGCAGAAGGAGATCGTACGAACTTACAATTTGCTGTATCAGGACAAGGGGTTCAATACGGGACATTTGTTTACACCCATGATTTTGATTTGATTAAACAAGATATACAAGCGTCATATGAGGGAGAGAAGCAATGA
- the whiA gene encoding DNA-binding protein WhiA, whose amino-acid sequence MSFASETKKEMTQADITPCCAKAELSALIRMNGALSFANRSLSLDVQTENAAIARRLYTLMKELYPYQVELLVRKKMRLKKNNVYICRVRDGSKALLEDLKIITEDFQFNHTISAELVKKNCCKRAYLRGAFLAGGSVNNPETSAYHLEVYSLYKDHSDALVNLMNGFGLNAKTIERKKGFVTYLKEAEKISDFLSITGAHHALLKFEDVRIVRDMRNSVNRLVNCETANLNKTIGASIRQVENIRYIDNVMGIDQLPEKLREVARLRVEYTDVTLKELGEMVSTGTISKSGINHRLRKLDEIADGLRGGVAFDKVKR is encoded by the coding sequence ATGTCATTTGCATCTGAAACAAAAAAAGAAATGACGCAGGCTGACATAACACCTTGTTGCGCGAAAGCAGAACTATCTGCACTCATCCGCATGAATGGTGCGCTTTCATTTGCGAACCGAAGTTTGAGTTTGGATGTACAAACCGAGAATGCAGCGATTGCCAGACGTTTATATACATTGATGAAAGAATTGTACCCGTACCAAGTAGAACTATTGGTACGAAAAAAGATGCGCTTGAAAAAAAACAATGTATATATTTGTCGGGTGCGAGATGGGTCAAAAGCTTTGCTGGAAGATTTGAAAATCATTACAGAAGACTTTCAGTTCAATCATACAATTTCAGCTGAACTGGTTAAAAAGAATTGTTGCAAGCGGGCGTATTTGCGTGGTGCATTCCTGGCTGGTGGCTCAGTCAATAATCCGGAAACCTCTGCATACCATTTGGAAGTTTATTCGCTATATAAAGACCATAGTGATGCACTTGTTAATTTAATGAATGGCTTTGGATTGAATGCTAAAACAATTGAACGTAAAAAAGGGTTTGTGACCTATTTAAAAGAAGCTGAAAAAATATCGGATTTTTTAAGTATTACCGGAGCTCATCACGCATTATTGAAATTTGAAGATGTCCGCATTGTCCGCGATATGCGAAATAGCGTAAATCGGCTCGTCAATTGTGAAACTGCCAATCTCAATAAAACAATTGGCGCATCCATACGACAAGTGGAAAATATTCGTTATATTGATAATGTCATGGGAATTGATCAATTGCCTGAAAAGCTGAGGGAAGTAGCTAGATTGCGTGTAGAGTACACAGATGTCACGCTGAAAGAACTTGGCGAGATGGTTTCAACAGGTACAATCAGTAAATCAGGCATTAATCACCGATTACGTAAGCTTGATGAAATTGCTGATGGACTTCGCGGTGGAGTTGCGTTCGATAAAGTGAAAAGATAG
- a CDS encoding HPr family phosphocarrier protein, with protein MTENQVQVELKSGLQARQAALFVQEANRYQADVYLQKDDKKVNAKSIMGIMSLAISKGSSVTISAEGSDEEQAVEGLIAMIQKEN; from the coding sequence ATGACGGAAAATCAAGTACAAGTTGAATTGAAATCAGGATTACAGGCAAGACAGGCTGCTCTTTTTGTGCAAGAAGCAAATCGTTACCAAGCAGATGTATATCTGCAAAAAGACGATAAAAAAGTAAATGCAAAAAGTATTATGGGCATAATGAGCCTAGCCATCAGCAAAGGATCATCAGTTACAATCAGTGCTGAAGGATCAGATGAAGAACAGGCGGTTGAAGGACTAATCGCCATGATTCAAAAAGAAAATTAA
- a CDS encoding tetratricopeptide repeat protein, with translation MEKKHKQLANENIVSFIPTGEYYYQKALVALNREHFEKAHKYLRRAAELSPDDPLILMQYAIVEMEVEKYDHALELLQSAYSLDPNESEIVFFLAEVNAHLGFLSDAHKYAKQYIELDMTGAYAEEAMEIIDFSEQEDWPLFEDDNIGSEILVIQEKARRMMEQGNFEKAIEVLENLIEENPDFWAAFNNLALAYFYIGEVDQAKALLHKVLEENTGNLHALCNLAVVHYYEKNEQELSYLLNLLGKIQPYMLEHRYKLGATFALVGKYEDAYKWLRSLQKRGYEGDPGFYFWLSHSAYFSGHEKEARQYWKQLIQIDPEKHGLEPWAGQKEGESLDGMEHNRDFIVEKLENAYRSERMFGLFLLGKTAHKQEIIAHPEWVNVETYSTMEKWLLAHALGHEFETSRLAERSFLRAVEATEVLYRKNHPLTIDGSFLFQMWFVLIERGIDKGYAFKNPKALAAAADYMFQSSRSQGITKKALAERYEITTPTITKYVNELIQFLPLFDT, from the coding sequence TTGGAGAAAAAACACAAACAACTCGCGAATGAAAACATCGTCTCGTTTATTCCTACAGGCGAATATTATTATCAAAAAGCGTTAGTAGCTCTGAATCGTGAGCATTTTGAAAAAGCGCATAAATATTTGAGACGTGCAGCGGAACTGAGTCCTGATGATCCGCTTATATTAATGCAATACGCAATTGTGGAAATGGAAGTGGAAAAATACGACCATGCCCTTGAATTATTGCAAAGTGCGTACAGTCTTGATCCAAATGAAAGTGAAATTGTTTTCTTCTTGGCCGAAGTCAATGCTCATCTCGGTTTTCTTTCGGATGCCCATAAGTACGCCAAACAGTATATTGAATTGGATATGACGGGAGCTTACGCTGAGGAAGCGATGGAGATCATTGATTTCTCGGAACAAGAAGACTGGCCGTTATTTGAAGATGATAATATCGGAAGCGAAATTTTAGTCATTCAAGAAAAAGCAAGACGGATGATGGAACAAGGAAACTTTGAGAAGGCAATTGAAGTTTTGGAGAATTTGATTGAAGAAAATCCGGATTTCTGGGCTGCATTCAACAATTTGGCGCTTGCTTATTTTTATATCGGCGAAGTCGATCAAGCAAAAGCTTTATTACATAAAGTGTTGGAAGAAAACACAGGGAATTTGCATGCATTGTGTAATTTGGCAGTCGTTCATTATTACGAAAAAAATGAGCAGGAACTCTCTTATCTTTTGAATTTACTTGGGAAAATCCAACCGTATATGCTGGAACACCGCTACAAGCTGGGTGCAACTTTTGCTTTGGTTGGTAAATATGAAGATGCGTATAAATGGTTACGTTCACTTCAAAAACGCGGATACGAGGGCGACCCTGGCTTTTATTTCTGGTTGTCACATTCCGCATACTTTTCGGGACATGAAAAAGAAGCTCGTCAATACTGGAAACAACTGATTCAAATTGATCCCGAAAAACACGGACTGGAACCTTGGGCTGGCCAAAAAGAAGGCGAATCTTTAGATGGCATGGAGCACAATCGTGATTTTATTGTAGAAAAGCTTGAAAATGCGTATCGCAGTGAGCGAATGTTCGGTTTGTTTTTGTTGGGTAAGACTGCACATAAACAAGAAATTATCGCTCATCCTGAATGGGTAAATGTAGAAACGTACTCTACGATGGAAAAATGGTTGTTGGCCCATGCCCTTGGGCACGAATTTGAAACTAGTCGACTTGCTGAACGTTCTTTTTTAAGAGCGGTCGAAGCAACAGAAGTGCTGTACCGGAAAAATCACCCGTTAACAATTGACGGATCATTCCTCTTTCAAATGTGGTTTGTGTTAATTGAGCGTGGTATTGATAAAGGCTATGCCTTTAAAAATCCTAAGGCTTTAGCGGCCGCTGCGGATTATATGTTCCAATCATCACGTTCACAAGGCATTACAAAAAAAGCACTAGCGGAACGCTATGAGATTACCACACCAACCATCACAAAATATGTAAATGAACTTATTCAATTTTTACCGCTTTTTGATACTTAA
- a CDS encoding glutaredoxin family protein, with amino-acid sequence MNVQFYSRPNCPLCEDARMMLQLVKEDVELHIEEINIEDNDDIHEKYLLRIPVIESNGVVIQEGRIDYPTLLEAFTS; translated from the coding sequence ATGAACGTACAATTTTATTCTCGCCCGAACTGTCCTTTGTGTGAAGACGCACGAATGATGCTGCAACTTGTAAAAGAAGATGTTGAATTACATATAGAAGAAATCAATATTGAAGACAATGATGACATCCATGAAAAGTACTTACTCCGCATTCCAGTAATCGAAAGCAACGGAGTGGTCATTCAGGAAGGACGGATTGATTATCCTACGTTATTAGAGGCGTTTACATCGTAA
- the trxB gene encoding thioredoxin-disulfide reductase, whose translation MTEEKIYDVVIIGAGPAGMTAAVYTSRGNLSTLMIERGIPGGQMANTEEVENYPGFEHILGPELSTKMFEHAKKFGAEYAYGDVQEITDGEAFKTIKAGGKEYKARSIIITTGAEYKKMGIPGETELGGRGVSYCAVCDGAFFRNKELVVVGGGDSAVEEGVYLTRFASKVTIVHRRDELRAQKILQERAFANEKIDFIWNHTVKSINDENGKVGSVTLASTVDDSEQEFKANGVFIYIGMLPLTKPFAKLGILNEMGYILTNEQMETSIPGIFAAGDVREKTLRQIVTATGDGSIAAQAAQHYIEELHEKLSIKA comes from the coding sequence ATGACTGAAGAAAAAATTTATGATGTTGTGATTATCGGGGCTGGTCCTGCAGGTATGACAGCAGCTGTATATACATCACGAGGAAATTTATCGACTTTAATGATTGAACGTGGCATTCCAGGTGGCCAAATGGCAAATACTGAGGAAGTTGAAAACTATCCCGGTTTCGAACATATTTTAGGACCGGAACTTTCAACGAAAATGTTTGAACATGCCAAAAAATTCGGTGCGGAGTACGCATACGGAGATGTACAGGAAATCACTGATGGTGAAGCATTCAAGACAATTAAAGCGGGTGGGAAAGAATATAAAGCCCGTTCAATCATCATCACAACCGGTGCTGAATATAAGAAAATGGGAATTCCAGGCGAAACTGAACTGGGTGGACGTGGAGTAAGTTACTGTGCGGTCTGCGATGGCGCATTCTTTAGAAATAAAGAATTAGTCGTTGTAGGAGGCGGAGATTCTGCTGTGGAAGAAGGAGTGTATTTAACACGTTTTGCTAGCAAAGTAACGATTGTTCACCGTCGTGATGAACTTCGTGCACAAAAAATCCTGCAAGAACGTGCGTTTGCAAATGAAAAAATCGACTTCATCTGGAACCATACTGTGAAATCGATTAACGATGAAAATGGCAAAGTCGGAAGCGTGACATTGGCATCAACAGTAGATGATTCGGAACAGGAATTTAAAGCAAACGGTGTATTTATTTACATCGGAATGCTTCCATTGACAAAACCATTTGCTAAATTAGGTATCCTGAACGAAATGGGGTATATCTTAACAAACGAACAAATGGAAACGAGTATCCCTGGTATCTTTGCTGCCGGAGATGTACGTGAAAAAACGTTGCGTCAAATTGTAACGGCAACAGGTGATGGCAGTATCGCTGCACAGGCTGCACAGCATTATATCGAAGAATTACACGAAAAATTAAGCATTAAGGCTTAA
- the clpP gene encoding ATP-dependent Clp endopeptidase proteolytic subunit ClpP, translating into MNLIPTVIEQTSRGERAYDIYSRLLKDRVIMLGSGIDDNVANSIVAQLLFLEAEDPEKDISIYINSPGGSITAGMAIFDTMHFIKPDVQTICIGMAASMGAFLLAAGTKGKRYALPNAEVMIHQPLGGAQGQATEIEIAAKRILFLREKLNGILSERTGQPIDVIAKDTDRDNFMTAERAKDYGLVDHIISRSELKKS; encoded by the coding sequence ATGAATTTAATTCCTACAGTTATTGAACAAACAAGCCGCGGAGAGCGCGCTTATGACATCTACTCACGTTTATTAAAAGACCGAGTGATTATGCTTGGAAGCGGCATTGACGATAATGTTGCAAACTCCATCGTGGCACAATTACTTTTCCTAGAAGCTGAAGATCCAGAAAAAGATATTTCTATTTACATCAACAGTCCAGGTGGAAGTATCACGGCGGGTATGGCGATTTTTGACACAATGCATTTCATCAAACCGGACGTGCAAACAATTTGTATCGGGATGGCAGCTTCAATGGGCGCATTCTTGCTTGCGGCTGGAACAAAAGGTAAACGTTATGCTTTACCGAATGCTGAAGTCATGATTCATCAACCACTTGGTGGAGCACAAGGGCAAGCGACTGAAATTGAAATCGCTGCAAAACGTATTTTATTCTTGCGTGAAAAATTAAACGGTATCTTGTCAGAACGTACAGGTCAACCGATTGATGTCATCGCAAAAGATACGGACCGCGATAACTTCATGACAGCTGAGCGTGCAAAAGACTATGGTCTTGTTGATCACATTATTTCTCGCAGTGAATTGAAAAAATCATAA
- a CDS encoding N-acetylmuramoyl-L-alanine amidase, which yields MIKIAWSAGHGLTTAGKRSPNDEKEWTFNNKVVLSGMAHLDKYEGVLQMRVDDPSGKTDIPLASRTDMANAWKADMYISCHHNALGGQWGNHGGIETYVMEPANNNPSSLKLANSIHPKVVKAMGLRDRGVKSANFHELRETVMPAVLVEGGFMDSLTDIIKMRDDNYLNAHGVAIAQGIAWSFGLKMKEVIDSSGKEEAKFFNTGSLSLNNEFKNMLTKAREQGVIESNHWEKKAEEGSLTESEAIGLTAIVLKRLFLDKI from the coding sequence ATGATTAAAATAGCATGGTCTGCAGGACATGGATTGACTACTGCAGGGAAACGGTCGCCAAATGATGAAAAAGAATGGACATTCAATAACAAAGTGGTTCTGTCAGGCATGGCACATCTGGATAAATATGAAGGTGTTCTACAAATGCGGGTCGACGATCCCAGCGGAAAAACGGATATACCCTTAGCGTCTCGCACTGATATGGCAAATGCTTGGAAAGCTGATATGTACATCAGCTGTCACCATAATGCTCTTGGAGGGCAATGGGGAAATCATGGAGGAATCGAAACCTACGTAATGGAGCCGGCAAACAATAATCCATCTTCACTCAAACTGGCCAATTCCATTCATCCGAAAGTAGTGAAAGCGATGGGGTTGAGGGATCGCGGTGTGAAATCTGCCAACTTTCATGAATTGCGGGAGACAGTTATGCCAGCAGTACTAGTAGAAGGTGGTTTTATGGATAGTCTCACGGATATCATAAAAATGCGTGATGACAACTATTTGAATGCACACGGTGTAGCAATCGCTCAAGGTATCGCGTGGAGTTTCGGACTGAAAATGAAAGAAGTTATAGATTCTTCAGGAAAGGAGGAAGCGAAGTTTTTCAATACAGGTTCATTATCATTAAATAATGAATTTAAAAATATGTTGACCAAGGCGCGTGAACAAGGCGTAATTGAATCCAATCATTGGGAGAAAAAGGCTGAGGAGGGAAGCTTGACAGAATCTGAAGCGATTGGCTTAACTGCAATTGTGTTAAAACGGTTGTTCTTGGATAAAATATAA